From the Onychomys torridus unplaced genomic scaffold, mOncTor1.1, whole genome shotgun sequence genome, the window ttttttttttggtttttttgagacaggatttctctgtgtaattttgtgcctttcctggaactcactttgtagaccaggctggcctcgaactcacagagatgtgtctgcctcccgagtgttgggattaaaggcatgcaccaccaccgcttggtTCATATTGGCAACTCTtaatggaagaaataaatgaagtcaATAATAAACGTAAAAATAGGCTATGATTACAGACTAATGATGgtcaatattattaaaatatccaCATTATCCAAagcataattaaatataattgttACAGAAATTTCAATTGTATTattcacagaaatataaaaatcttCCTAAACTCATATTTAActacaaaattctcaaataatcacaGAAAACTTGAGCAAGCAAAACATTACACAACTATATCCATCAAAACCACATGCAACCAACATGGAAATAGGCTCTTAGAATACTCTAAAGATAAATTCCGGTGGACActgcagaggagcagcaggtgggaaTTGAGCTTCAATTCAGTCTACTAGGAAGCAAggcactgatgggtgaatctcagatgGGCAAGGCCCTGAAGGCTTTggctccagaatgtctcttgATACAGCTGTGCCTTTATGTGTttgccactgccatttttctctggtatctggcatggtgtgaatgagtGTGGAAGGATCCCTactgcctttaatgtagtgtgattatctcatagAAATATCCCCTTCTACTGAGCATTTTcacctgtggattattataaaGATTATTTCCTCTTATGCTGTACTGTTTAATTGAAGTAATGATTTTATCCAATAACAGTtttagtttaaatagaattttgatgattaagGGTTTTTAACAAATGTAGCAAAGGATTATAATAGAGATTAGTTTAatggaaaaattaatataaataaaggtAGGATACAGTATTGCCCCCACCCCTGAGAAAGCAGGGTTTGCAGAGGATGGAAAATAGGACCAATGAAGTGTCACATGGCCAGGACTTagagtttctcttgaggagctGTATAGACTATGGTTTAGGTTAATGACTACAAAAAACAATCAAGTCCCAGGAGTTAACTCAAGTTCTTTTTGAAACTGGGAAatatgttcacaggtttcagtgtgTATCATagataaaacaaagctttaaacaaATGACTTCATttaactagaaaacaaagaatttgatGGTTGGTTAATTGGACAGGACACTAAAATAAGAAAAGTGAAACTAGTCGCCTGTTTTTCTGGCAATTATAAAAACTACTGCCCATGTAAACAGAAAacccctgtgtctgtctgtccagtagTTTGCCTACTCTGcatttcctcttcagtttctcgGATCTGCTGAAGGCTTGCTATTCACCAGCACCCTAGGTGAGATCCTGATgtgttggaggtgtgtgtgtgtgcgtgtgtgtgtgtgtgtgtgtgtgtgtgtgtgtgtgtgttctttttttttgagacagggtttctctgtgtagttttggtgcttgtactggatctcactctgtagaccaggctggccttgaactcacagagatctgcctggctctgcctcccgagtgctaggattaaaggtgtgtgccaccatcgccaggctgtttcccttttttgctggccccagagaattaagttttactccctcagatagaaaagtcaattGAGTAATTAGTCCACTGACATCGTGGTTCCTCTTCAATTCTTGAGCTGCTGAAGGGTGATCTTTACAGCAGCAAAGTCCTAgcagattttttttatcttaaaagtcTATATAATTGCAGAGAACCAAAAGTATTCCAGACAAACTCTGAATTAGATTTTAGTTGCAAGACTGCAAACATCAGATATCTCGGAGGTTGAACTAATTGAGATCATATTGTATTGAGTTGTGCCTATGCCAGGACAGAAAAAaggataaaaacaacaaaagtagTACCTTCAGATGCTGGATCATCGGAACTGCCCAATTAAATTCATGTGACTTATTACAATAGAACAtggatgacatttttaaaaaaaatcataatggatttatttatttgtttgtttctaatagTCATTAAATTGAACATGTGCTTGGGAAAAAAAGGGGTAACCCCCCATCACACAGGACATAAAAGTCAAATTACTAACAAATTTTATTTACAGGTAAgtaaaaaatggaaggaaaaacttTAATAGCCTTGAGACGATAAAACTGTGTATAGAAGAgacaaaaatataattcaaaaaaggaaaattttaataagTTGGGTATTGGATTAAGAACTTTTCATAAAAAATATGAACACTTGAAAGGCTTGATACAAAAAATATTGCTTATTTTTCATATTGAAAAATGggttagttttaaaaattaattaacttttaaatttgtgtgtgtgtgtgtgtgtgtgtttatgtagttCCAGAAGAGAGTGAAACTGCATCATAGGCAGATGCAAACTATCTGACATGGATACTGAAagccaaacccaggacctctacaAGAGCAGGAAATGTTCCtaaccacatttttaaaactcaGCTTTTGGTAACTAATGGTGAAATATACACATATGAGATAAATGATCTTAAgactttaaaataatcattttgggtattataaaaatacagattaagcaacttgggctacatagtgattgtTGCTAGATATGGTGTGAAGAGACATCAGGGAGACTATAGGACACTCAAAtgacttgtttattttaaatgtacattaaaaTTTATAAGACTTATAATGTATGAAGGtcaaatagaaaaatgaatggataaaatacaataagaagaTACAAATGATTAATTTGAAAAGATTTTCACCCTTACaatataagcaaaaataaaaattaaattggtGATACTTTTTTCatacatgaaacaaaacagataaataattattatttttttttataaaatatgacaTTACCAACCTAACAGGTTTTTAAGGAAATGAAGATTGATGATGGTTGgagcataaattattttaatcctTTTGTAATCTTGTTAGCAATCTTTAAGATGGATATGTGCTAACATTTAGATGAGAAATTCCATTCCTAgatttatcaaaaaataaaaattgttcatTTGTTCACTGAAAGATATATACAAGAAAGTTCTTTCAACACCATGTGCCCCTAAATGTAACTAAAAGTATAATTGTCATTACACCTCTTCTGTTGATGTTTGGAAAGAATAAATGATACGAGAAAAAGCATATAAATGTTGACAAAAGGTGCCAGTCTCAGAAAGTATGAACTACGTGCTGCTTACTACCCAGATTCCAAACCAGGCAGCTGTAGGGCACAGTTTCAATAGTGTCTGACCGGAAAGAGTTTCGGGGAGTTCTAAGGGTCAGTCACAGCAGCTAGGGGACATCTTCAGATTTAAAATTCCCCTTAAATCTGGATTTGCCTTCAGTATGTATTACACAAAAGAAATAGAGAGATAAAAACAAGTTGGGTAAACCCAGTGGAAGAATCACATAGAATTCAATTGCTTTGTAAGTAATTTATGCtgctatttttcatattttccccCATGGCCAAAATTCTTATTTCCATGAATTCTGCTTAATTGCAACAGAGGGATTTGCTCCCTAAGGTCAAAATTTCTAACACATTTGGTCCTAATGTCACTCGTGTACAGGGTTAAAAGACAGATTATAGGCAAACATGACTTACAAAATGAGTAGAGTCAATTTTGTGGTGAGGGTTAGATACAACTAAGGTCCAGAGATGCAAGGGACTACAGAAAAATCACTGActtaaaagtgaaaaatgaagcCAGCCTAAGAAGTGAGGTACCCAAAGAACTCTAGACACCTCTTCCTTTAGGGTGAGGAGCCAGCCAGTATTCTAAAAAAGGtgaactcatttttatttcttatgtttttcATAGAGAACTGTAATGACAGTAAAAGTATTTGTTTTACagacagtatatatatatatggcattggAGAGAGGCACAACACACATTGGGGATTAAAATTAGTTTTgtcaatgataaaaataatttacaataaactaaagaaaaatcattttaatttttaatattatgaaTATGATGTTGAAGTTAGATTGATTACTAGTTTCCTTCATCAGGAATAGCCAAGAGAACAAGAAAAGTCATGCTGGGTAATTCTCCTAAAGCATGAACTGACCTTTCCCCCAAAACCGAAGTAGATTTCCTAAGAAACCAACTTACAGATTTGGGAAATGgtttaaaaaatcaagaaactgGACCCCTGTTTATCATGAAGTCAGAATTCTATATAAATTAGCTTTAATCTGGAAAGAATGGCATTGGGTTTTGGGAATTCTACATTTTTTATTCGCACCACTTACCCACCATATACCTTGAAAATGCTCTGTGAGTTTATTATCATTCTAGTTAGTtggcaaaaagcaaaacaatgacaaagaCAGATCCCCAGGAGCTTCCTACCCAGAGCAATCTGATCATGCACCTTACACACGACCTAGCCCTTAAAAgtaaaacttacattttttttgtatGAATGAAAGCATGATGGAAAACTTTTTTGAATTATTGATGTAAATTATTTGTTTAAAGTagatataatattattttctaagaaaacttCCAAAACATATCTACTGTGTGGTGGTCTGTTTTGTAAACTGTCTGAATAGTAAAAGCCATTTGGAAAGTTTTCTCAGGAAACACTActaaatttagaattttttaaaacttctttttgttgtgttttccttCAAATTAGCAATGGATTATATCCTTTAAAGAGGTAGAAGTCACACTTAGACAAGAATAAAATGCTGCCATAAGTGAAATATGGTTTTATGGTTTTCTCCTCTTTACAGAGCCATTTTCAGATGATCTATATTGTCCAAAGACCATCCATGAAGACTATAAGTCTTACacctctcttttttaaatgaaatattagcTATCATGTTTATCtcagccaaatacagagtttattGACATATGcaagagaaagatttattttatcacCATAATCTAGAAACTCAAATTATACTTAGAATGTTCATCTCCTCAATTTGTCAAATATTTCAGCTTATATCTGCTATGAAAGTGATGAACCACAAGGAAACTGGTGACCAAATCAGTCTTTACCATTATGGGGTAATAATTACTGAAAACTTTCatgttgaaatttttgttttgttccatctCTAGTCTCTCACATCAAGTCATAGAATTTCTTCTACAATATCCTTCCTTATTCATTTTCGAGGGCTATAAAGTTACTAAGATGCAATGCATGGATGCTTTCTCTAGTCCAAGCAACAATGCCTGATGACTTCATCATGGATCCTGACAAGAAAAATTTAAACCATAATGTTAACTATGACAAACATCAGTAATAAGGACTACAAAGTTCCTTGGAGGAAACTGTTTAGTTACATCTATTGTAATTGGTTAGTAGAAAAAAAAGGCATACTCACTAAATGAAATGTGGAAAAGAGgaacataattataaaataaaattgcaaataATATGAAGGGTGAAGaacatatcttttttttgttttgttttgtttttttgagacagggtttctctgtgcctttcctggaactcacttggtagcccaggctggcctcgaactcacagagatccgtctgcctttgcctctgcctcccgagtgctgggattaaaggtgtgcgctaccactggcCGGCCTGagagtttttaaaagtatttttttgcAACTTTTCCCACTTTGCTTCATAACGCTGAATGCATAAGCATACATTCTAGCACAGAGATTACATGAAGTAAAGCATAACTGTAAGAAATCCTGTGAGAATTTCTTCATGTGGGAGTGTGACTAAATGGAAAATAATGAGACCATCTCTGGAAACTTATTTTTGTAGTTTGTGTTatttgacgtgtgtgtgtgtgtgtgtgtgtgtgtgtgtgtgtgtgtgtgtgtgtgtgtgtgtgtgtgtgtgtgtgtgtattgtgtgtgtgtaacatatatagtttatattatttgactatgtatgtgtgtgtatttcttaacataaacaaaaaaggaCACATTTTATATCGTCAGTCTTAGTGACATTAACTCCTAATTATCCTGTGGCTAAACATCACTGGATTATAAACATCACTGGATTAATTGTCCTGGGTCCTGGAAGTTTTATCCATATTGTCTTAATTATAGTAAGCAGAAAGAGAGCTCTacgataaaaagaaagaatatttgtcACCACCAACTTATACTGCCTTTCACATGTAGCAATTTCCATCTTCCATAATACAAATTATTAAGAACCTGCAGGAGAATAAGCTCAATTGTGAGAAATAATGTTCAAAAATATCTTGAGTAAATTACAAACTTAATGAAGATTCCATagggttttcattttcttctgtcttaaaaGATCTAACATCTGATAAAAGTATCTTATAATACACTTTTACAATGTTtgcttcttatttctttatttttgttttgctttgagtgtcttgggagagagacagaagcaatggagagagacagagcctcactctgCAGTCCACGCTGGCTTTTCTTTCACACAAATCCTCTTGATttagccttccaagtgttgggattacaggtgtgaattACCATGGCTGGTTCTAATTTGATTTTCTAAAATCGTTTACTTGTAAAAATTGTGGATAAAAGAGCAGCTGACCAACTATTTATGCACAGCTGTTGACGCTGTTTTTCTtacagaggaaataaaatgaaattattcatgattttatttgtttcagCATCCCCTATGCAGTTTCTTTACTCCATGAAACACTAAGGATAACCAGAACCTCAAAACTCTAGTATTGATATTTTCAGTAAATGGAATTCCAACAATGAGAAGGCTCAATAGCACCCCCCATCACACCAACGGCTTTGTTTTGGTAGGCTTTTCTGAATGGCCCCGACTGGAAATGGCTCTTCTTGTGGttgtttcctttttctatatAGTGACGCTCTTTGGGAATTCAGCTATTATCATTTTGTCCCGCCTTGATCCTAAACTCCacacccccatgtacttcttcctggcCAATCTTTCCTTTTTAGATCTCTGCTATACTACTTCTACTGTCCCCCAGATGCTGATAAATATACAGAGCCATAAGAGAAGCATCAGCTATGTGGGCTGCATAGCACAGCTGTTCATTTTCCTCAGCCTGGGATCTACAGAATGTGTGCTTCTCTCCATCATGGCATTtgatcgctatgtggccatctgccagCCTCTTCGTTACACAGTTATCATGCACTCTCAGCTGTGCCAACAGCTGGCAGCAGTATCCTGGATAACCGGTTTCAGCAACTCTTTGGTGCAGACAGTATTGACTTCTTTATTGCCTCGTTGTGGCCAGTACCAGATAGAGAATTTCTTCTGTGAGGTACCTGCCATGCTTCGGTTATCATGCATTGACACCTGGGTCAATGAGGTAGAGATGTATGCTGCTGTAGTTGTCATAAAAGTTATCCCCCTTGGGTTAATTCTTTTCTCTTACATCAACATTGTCAGAGCAGTCATAAGGATACAATCTTCTGAAGGCCGGAAGAAGGCCTTTCACACATGTGGGTCTCATCTTCTGGTGGTCATCATGTTCTACGGCTCTGCCATCAGTGGATATGCATACATGGCGCCCAGGAGCAGCTCAGCTAAACTGAAGGGCAAGCTTTTAGCACTCTTCTATGGACTCATAACTCCAATGCTGAACCCACTTATCTACACCTTGAGG encodes:
- the LOC118576016 gene encoding olfactory receptor 2B6-like → MRRLNSTPHHTNGFVLVGFSEWPRLEMALLVVVSFFYIVTLFGNSAIIILSRLDPKLHTPMYFFLANLSFLDLCYTTSTVPQMLINIQSHKRSISYVGCIAQLFIFLSLGSTECVLLSIMAFDRYVAICQPLRYTVIMHSQLCQQLAAVSWITGFSNSLVQTVLTSLLPRCGQYQIENFFCEVPAMLRLSCIDTWVNEVEMYAAVVVIKVIPLGLILFSYINIVRAVIRIQSSEGRKKAFHTCGSHLLVVIMFYGSAISGYAYMAPRSSSAKLKGKLLALFYGLITPMLNPLIYTLRNKDVKAAMKKILGREQE